From a single Apium graveolens cultivar Ventura chromosome 2, ASM990537v1, whole genome shotgun sequence genomic region:
- the LOC141686158 gene encoding uncharacterized protein LOC141686158, producing MALIDNKINDRRDCILGAARGNLAYQKFMFTVYSKFGFSLDTKNIDQILSFVHEFERHNLMNTGDKVFSLTYGVAYALTNSHHSIDYKKNEYIELDDVFLEIGTVEEFFFPDISPLDNSRAIDIAKNKPILGQKPRMSFRGKTLEIGESSNTSNKELLYSISRRIDDLCQKLDHL from the coding sequence ATGGCTTTAATAGATAATAAAATCAATGATCGAAGAGACTGTATTTTAGGTGCTGCTAGAGGTAATTTAGCATATCAAAAATTCATGTTTACTGTCTATTCTAAATTTGGTTTTAGTTTAGATACTAAAAATATtgatcagatattatcttttgtGCATGAATTTGAGAGACATAATCTGATGAATACAGGTGATAAAGTATTTAGCTTAACTTATGGTGTTGCTTATGCTTTAACCAATAGTCATCATAGCATCGACTATAAGAAAAATGAATATATCGAATTGGACGATGTATTCTTGGAAATAGGAACTGTGgaagaatttttttttccagataTCAGTCCTTTAGATAATTCTCGGGCAATTGATATTGCAAAGAATAAGCCAATTCTAGGACAAAAACCTAGAATGAGTTTTAGAGGTAAAACCTTAGAAATTGGTGAATCTTCTAATACCTCTAATAAAGAACTACTTTATAGCATATCCAGAAGAATTGATGATTTATGTCAGAAACTGGATCATCTGTAG